The following is a genomic window from Anaeromusa acidaminophila DSM 3853.
TAAGATCCATTGCTGAATCTCCGTTCGACTTGCATGTGTTAAGCACGCCGCCAGCGTTCGTCCTGAGCCAGGATCAAACTCTCCGATAAAATCGAAGAACTGATGTCAGCTCTTAGTTTAAAAAAAAAATTTTAATTGACTTCCTTCGCCTTGCGGCAAAGGTTGCCTCGCACATCTGGCTTGTTTGCATCGTTCAGTTTTCAAGGAGCACTTGTGTCGCTTGTGTTTCTCAGCGGCAACGTGGTTTATTATGCCACATTGCCCCCGCCTTGTCAACCGGCTTTTTCATTCGCTGCTTGCGCGGCGTTTGCTGCTGGCTGCCTGGGCTCTCTCTCGGCGACGAAAGTGAGTATACCATTGGAAGCAGTCTTCTGTCAACCACTTTTCTCTGTTTCTTTTTCCGAGAGTGATTCTATTATACCTCTGCCTGTTTTCATCGTCAAGACAAGTAAGTGAATTTTCTGTTTTTATAAAGAGATACGGAACGCAGAGTAACAGGGAAAAGCCAGAGGAGTAATATAAGGGAACGGCTTAAGTGAGGTGGCCGTAACTGTATTTGAGACTTTTGGGGAGCAAGACGGTCCGCAGGACGCAAAAAACAGGAGGCGACGGAGAAAAGTTCCGTATGTCTGAGCGCCAGCGAGTTCGCGGAACTGCCGTCGACTCCTGGTTTTGCGAGGCGCGCGGAAATCTTGTCTCAAATACAGTTATGCTGCCATTTATACAAAAGCTCCTAGCCCTTGAAAACCCTTTCGCGCATTTCGCGTATTTCGCGGTTCGTTATCCCCCGCCAGTTTTCCTATCTCACCCTCTCAAAGCTTGTAAATTCTCGTATAGAGATAAAAACGAAGCCCCGGCATTTCTGCAGAGGCTCCGCGAGTGTGCGTTTGCGGCTTTTTGCTATTTGACAACCAAGACCGGAACTTTGGAGTAAGCGACCAGCTTCTGCGCTACGCTGCCAATCAGTAAGCCTTCAAAGCCGCCTGCGCCGCGCGTACCGCTGACGATCAGCTCCGCTCCGCTAGCTACGCTGTGCTCAATCAGCGTATCCACAATATGTCCCTCCAGAATGTGCGTTTCCACTTTCCGCCCCTTATCGGCGCATTCCGCACGCAGCAGCTCCATGGATTTTACCATGCCTTCTTTCTGGCTTTCCCTTACACTCGTCATATCCATAGGATAATCCGCATACATGAAGAGGTTTCCAATTGGCGGCAGAACAGTAACGACATCTACCGTCACTCCCAGACGTTCCTGCAAAGCCAGCGCCCATTCCAATGCCACCTTGCTATACGTTGAGCCATCGTACGCAACCATAATCTTGCTAGTGAGCATACTCTTCCCCTCCTTCACGGTTTAGGAAACTATTGACTTCTTCTTTCATTATATATGATTTTTAAGCGCTTTTAAAGTCTGAATATTCTCATTCTGTTTGCTTTGACTCAACTTTGTACCAAGCTGCATAAAGGGCTGGCAAGAAAAGCAGCGTCAGCACGGTAGCCACAAAAAGGCCGCCCATAATCGCCACCGCCATAGGCCCCCAAAAAGCGCTGCCCGAAAGAGGAATCATCGCCAAAATAGCTGCTGCCGCCGTTAGCATGATCGGACGAAAGCGAAGCAGCGCCGAATTGATAATCGCATGCCAAGGCGATTCCCCCTTGGCCAAATGCTGGTCGATCTGATCAATCAAGATTACGGAGTTACGCATAATCATGCCCGCCAACGCAATAACCCCCAGCTGCGCTACATAGCCCATCGGCTTTTGCAGCGCCACTAAAAACAAAGTTACCCCAATTAGGCCTAAGGGCGCCGTAAACAACACCAGCAGCATTTTGGAAATGTTCTGCAGTTGCAGCATCAGCAGGATAAGAATCACTACGATCATCGCCGGATAAATTTCCACCAGCTCCGCCATGGACCTAGCGCTATCCTCGGCATTACCGCCAATCGCAATGGCGTACCCGGGCGGCAGCTGCTGGCGCAGCGGAGCTAGACGCTCATAAACGCCGCTCGTTACATCATTGCCTGTTACGCCTTTAGCTACCTCTGCTTGTACGGTAATAGTCGGCCGCAGCGTGCGCCGCCAAATCGAGGCATCCTCCGCTCCATAGGAAATTTGAGCAATTTGTTCCAGCGGCACATACCGTCCCTGCCCTATGTGAATTTGCAACGTTTTTAGCGCCGCCAAATCATTTTTATCAATTCCTTCATTGCGTAACACCAAAGGAATCGTTTTATCCCGCTCCCGATAATCCGTTATGCTGTAACCGGACAGCGCCGTCTGCAAGCTAGCCGAAAGAGCTTGACTGTCCGCTCCCATCACGCGCGCCTTATCCTGATCTACGGCAATCCGCACGGATTTACCTTGTTCGAACCAGTCATAGGCAACCGTTGTAACCCCCGGATAGCCACGCAATTCCGCCGCCACTTGCGAGGCTATTTCACGTACCTTGCCTACTTTCTCGCCGGATACGCGCAGCATCACCGGATACGACGCCGGCGGACCAGTGGAAAGCACTCGGGTATGAACCAAGGCCTGCGGCAATTGCGGCGCAACAACATCCCGAATATGCTGTTCTAAAGAAATACGAGCTTCCGCGCTAGTAGTAAGGATAATAGCCTGAGCAAAATTATCGCCTCCCGGCGGCGCATCTACTACCAACACAAAACGAGGCGTCGGCTTTTTCAAATAGCCGGCGATATTCACAATCCGCTTGTCCTCTGCAAGAAGCATTTGGAACTTTTGCAAGGCCTCGTCCGTTTGTTCCAGCGACGCCCCTTCGGGCAGCGTCAGATCCACGATCAACTCCGGCCGCACCGATTGCGGGAAAAATTCTTCTTTCACCAAGCTGTTCATCGCGATACAGGCGACAAAGGCCGCCAAGGTCGTACCAATGACCAGCCAGCGCCGCCGCAAACAAAATTCCAGGATACGTCGAAAAGCCCGATTAAAACGAGTATCCGGCACTTCATGCTCTCCCGCCTCGGCCTCTCCGATATGAGGCGTCACTTTTAAAATGCGATGTCCCAAGAGAGGAATGACCGTTACCGCCACAATCCAGGACACTACCAAAGCCATGGCCACCACCCAGAAAATAGCGCCTGTGTATTCCGAGGTGCTGCCAGCGGAAAAGCCTACAGGCATAAAACCGGCGGCCGTAATCAACGTACCTGTCAGCATGGGAAATGCAGTTACGGTATAAGCGTAGCTGGCGGCCCGCTCCTTGTCGAAGCCTTGCTCCAGCTTTAGCTGCATCATTTCGATCGCAATGATGGCATCGTCCACCAAGAGACCCAAGGCGATAATCAACGCCCCCAAAGACGTTTTGTGCAAATCAATGCCAGTGCCCTTCATGGCAATAAACACACAGCACAGCACCAAGGGAATGCTAAAGACCACTACCAGACCTGCCCGGCGGCCCAAACTGAAAAAGCTAACCACCAAAACAATGACTACCGCTTCTAAAAGAGTCTTCATAAATTCACTAATGGACTCTTTAACTACCTGCGGCTGATCCGCTACCGGCGAAATCTCCATGCCCGCCGGCATTTCCGCACGTATGCGTAAAAGTTCCTTGTTCAGATTTTCCCCCAAGGAAAGGATATTCCCTCCGTCGCGCATGGACACAGCCAAACCGACAGCCGGCTTACCATTAAAATACATCTTCGCGTCCGGCGGTTCCGAGTAGCCGCGATGCACCCTAGCAATGTCCCCGAGACGAAAGGTGCGCCCGTTGGCCCTGATGCCCAGGCTCTGAATCTGTTCCACACTCTGAAACATACCACTGACGCGCAGATATACATTATCGCTGTCCGTCTCCATGCGCCCTGCCGGAGTCATCGCATTCTGCCGGCTCAAGGTCTGTACAATTAATGCCGGGTCCAACTGCAGCGCCGCAAGTTTGCTGTTCTCAATTTCGATATAAATTTTCTCTTGCTGCGCCCCAATAATGTCCACCTTGCTCACATCCGGCAACGTTAGCAGTTGCAGGCGCAGGCGATCGGCCTCGTCTTTCAGCTCGGCCATAGAAAAATCATCCGACGTCAGCACATAAATAGAACCGAAGGTATCCCCAAAAGTATCATTAAAGAAGGGACCTTGAATATCCGCAGGCAAAGTCGAGCGGATATCGCCCACCATATTGCGCACTTTCAGCCATGTCGGCTTAATCTGGTTAATCGCAACATAGTCATCCACCTTCACATAGATCGTAGCCACCCCGGGCTGCGATTTGCTGCGGATGCTGTCCAGCCCCGGGGTTTCCTGCAGCTTCTTTTCAATTTTATCGACAACTTGCTCTTCCATTTGCTTGGCTGTCGCTCCCGGCCAAGCCACAGATACGACCATCTCACGCACCGTATAGGAAGGATCCTCCGCCCGTCCCAATCGCAAATAAGAAAGAATCCCCGCCACAAAACAAAGAGCCATGAAAAAATACATGAGCTGCCTGTGCTTAAGAGCCCATTCGCTCAGATTAAAATGCTGCACTCAACGTCCGCCTCCTTCCCAAATGCGGACGCTCTGGCCTTCCGACAATTTCTGCACGCCAGCAACAACAATCGTTTCCTGCGCAGCAAGCCCTTCCAACACCACCACATCATTCTTGCCGTACTCGCCCAAGCGCACCGGGCGAAAATGCACTTTTTCATCCTGTACCACCCACACGCCGCTTTGGCCATCGCTCTGATATACAGCGGCCAAGGGAATGCGCAGCGCCTGCACCGCACCGGCTTCAAGGGCCACGCTAGCGCTCATGCCTAAATATACTTGCTCTGGAGGCTGCACCAAAGACACGCGAACCTTATATGTACGGGTTACCGGATCCGCTTGGGGCGTCACTTCCCGAATATTGCCGGAAACCACCATCCCCGGCAGCGCCCAAAAAGAGACCTGCACCGGTTTCCCGGCGAATAGCTCTTGCACGCGGTTTTCCGGCACTGCAAACTCCACTTCCTTTTCCCCGTCTCCTACCAGCGTCAATACCGGCTGCCCTGCAGACACCACCTGGCCGACTTCGCCGCTGATGGCAGAAACGACCCCGGCGCGATCCGCCGTAAGCACACTGTAAGAAAGCTGATTGCCCCCTTCGCCGTAGGCGGCTGTCGCCGACCTGGCTTTGGCTTCCGCCGCCTCATATTGGGCCACCTGCGTATCATAGGCTTGGCGGCTAATCGCTTGCTGTTCATAAAGTTCTCGAGAACGTTCCAGATTTCGCTGCGCCAGTTTCAGATCCGCCTCAGCACCAGCCACGCCGGAAGCCGCCCGTTCCAAAGACAGCGTCAAATCGCTGGGTTCCAATCGGAATAACGGATCTCCCGGAGCCACTCTGGCCCCAGCGTCCACTAACCGTTCTTGAATCTTGCCGGCCACTCGGAAGGAAAGCTGGCTCTCCTTGCGCCCCTTCACCTCACCGGCATAAAGACCGCTGGCCAATTGATTGCTCGCGCCAACGCTTTCCACTTTAACAGCCACTTTATTTTCCAATACTTCTTGTTTCGCTCCACAGCCCCCCAAAAACACAAGCGCCGCCAACATCGCCGCCGCATAGGGCCTACAATTCATTCTTTGCAAATTAGTTCACCTCTTCGTACTATATCGCTGACTTTAGTTTAGGACGACGTACTTTTCTTGTCAAGAGCGATATCCTTCTCCAACTTGCCTCAACAGCGTCGCCAACGTAATTATTTTTTCTCCTGCATTTCCACGCGCCAACTCGCCGGGGGCGCTTTATCGGCGGGATATTCCTGCGGCATCGCAATCGCGCTGCCATCACGCACCGCCATATAGTGAGGAGACATGATTTCCACCCCCGCCGCAAAAAAAGAATCCTGAATGCGTTGATGCAATTCCGAATAGATTTCCAACATATTCTGCGGCTGCCGGGTATATGCATTCAATTGATACACCACATAAAAATCATTTAAAGCCCGCTGCAATACAAATGGCTGCGGCTGTTCCAATATAAAGGTTGTTTCTTTCGCCGCTTGCAATAGCAGCTCATGCACTTGCCTCCACGAAGTGTCATACCCTATCGTTATTTCCGTATATAAGATTAGCCCCGGCCCTTCCGCTAGCAAGGAATAATTCACTACATGCGAAGACAGCAACGTCGAATTAGGAACCGTGATTTCCTCATTCTTCACCGTTTTCAATTTGACTGCCAACAGCCCTTTCTCCAAGACATCGCCGACAACATCGCCCACTTTGATCCGATCGCCTACACGAAAAGCCCGGGTATAGATTAACGCCGTCCCCGCCAAAATCTGAGACATGAGTGAGGAAGAGCCTACAGAAACTAAAACGCCGACAAAAACGGACACTCCCTTGAAGACTTCCGAGTTAGAACCCGGAATATAGGGGAAAATTACTACTAAAACCAATAACACCCACAGTAAGCGCACGATGCGATACGTAGGTTCCGCCCATTCCGCATAGAATCCGTTCAATTTCAGATTCCCATTCTGCAGTTGCCGAAACACCGTATGAATCAACCGCAGCGCGTAACGACTAAAAAACAAAACAACTACAATCATCATTAAATTGGGCAACTGATCGACGAACCATTGTGAAATCTGACCAACCGGCCCCAACAAAAAGCTCAGTAGTTTGCCGGAAATATCCTTAGTCCACGAAAAAAAAGATAATGAAAACGACGCATATATGTATAGCAGCATCAGCCAGCCCAAACGGTAGATTACGGTCCAAAGCTGACGCAGCCTAGTTCCCACTACAAGCGGCGTTAAAACCTGCCAGTTCTGCAGCTGAGCGCGCGCCGACGTCAAGGTCGCCACCCAGGGGATCAGATTCTGCACAAACCGTCCTATTCGCTTCCAAAGCCACCCTAAACAAAGGAACACTAGCAAGCCGCCGCCCTCAATCGCAGCCAGCCGTCCCCTTCCCTCCCACGTACGAACGCGCTTATACGTCTCCAACGCAGTTTGCATCCGTTCAGCCCGTTGACGAGCCAAATTTTCAACATCAACGCCCGCCAGAAGCGCTTCATCTTCTCTAACTGTATGAATAAGCACCTGACCCGCCGTTATTTTCCACTCGTTATTTTCCCGAAATACATTCAACGCAGGCAGTGAAGCTTCTTCTTCCGCTAAACGACTCAAACGGTCCTCAATAATTCCCGCCCGCTCTTCCGGACTAAAGGTTCCTTCCGGCAGCAGCACAGAAAACAAAACTTCCCCTTCAAAAACCACTTCTGCCGGTTCGCTTGCCCCTTTGGGCAAAAATGCGTCGGCCGCAGCGATCGCTGCGCCACAAAGCATTAATGCAGCTAAAATACAACTAACCACAACCCGTCTCATATCTTACCAGCACCTCTCCCAGCGAGTTTTCAACGAAAAGCTCCCCGGCTTTCTCGTCCAAACCATAGCCAGGGACGACAGCAAAATCTCTTACAGATGAAAAAGGCGCAAGACAATACTGCCTTGCGCCTAAAAATTATAAATTACGATACTCTGGTTTTAACAACTCCTGCACCTGCGCAAAAGAAATCAAAAACTCCACTTGCCCCATGCGGGCTGGAGCAATCTCACAGGGGCGAAAATAGACAACAATACCTTGGGGCGTCAAATAAAATGTCTGCTCCTCGCGAATACCTTGGAAACAATACCGCCCACTTTCCGGTCTAGCCATAATAAGTGCATTAATACGCTTAGCATACGCATCTCCGGGAAGGAACAAGTCCGCAAGGCGAAGCTGTCTACCATCTTCTACGCGATAAGTAAGACCAACGGCATTTCGCTGCCCCTGTTTGGCCGCCAACACACCGCTGACAACCAGCCCGTCGTTAAAACGCACATCATACTCTCCTGGCAGGCGTTGACCTTGCAATTCCTGATGCTGCTTGGCCTCCGGCGGCGCCGTGATTACCGCTGCTTCCGCCTGGGGCCATGCGCCAAACAAAACTGCCGCTGCCGCCATTCCCGCCAAACCTGTTTTCAGAACCGACACAGTACGTTCATTCATACCGCTAGGTACCTCCTGATTCTTTTGGTTTGTCTTTGCGGATTCACCGTTCACTTTTGCCGTCCTTTGCACCTCCTGC
Proteins encoded in this region:
- a CDS encoding universal stress protein translates to MLTSKIMVAYDGSTYSKVALEWALALQERLGVTVDVVTVLPPIGNLFMYADYPMDMTSVRESQKEGMVKSMELLRAECADKGRKVETHILEGHIVDTLIEHSVASGAELIVSGTRGAGGFEGLLIGSVAQKLVAYSKVPVLVVK
- a CDS encoding efflux RND transporter permease subunit — protein: MQHFNLSEWALKHRQLMYFFMALCFVAGILSYLRLGRAEDPSYTVREMVVSVAWPGATAKQMEEQVVDKIEKKLQETPGLDSIRSKSQPGVATIYVKVDDYVAINQIKPTWLKVRNMVGDIRSTLPADIQGPFFNDTFGDTFGSIYVLTSDDFSMAELKDEADRLRLQLLTLPDVSKVDIIGAQQEKIYIEIENSKLAALQLDPALIVQTLSRQNAMTPAGRMETDSDNVYLRVSGMFQSVEQIQSLGIRANGRTFRLGDIARVHRGYSEPPDAKMYFNGKPAVGLAVSMRDGGNILSLGENLNKELLRIRAEMPAGMEISPVADQPQVVKESISEFMKTLLEAVVIVLVVSFFSLGRRAGLVVVFSIPLVLCCVFIAMKGTGIDLHKTSLGALIIALGLLVDDAIIAIEMMQLKLEQGFDKERAASYAYTVTAFPMLTGTLITAAGFMPVGFSAGSTSEYTGAIFWVVAMALVVSWIVAVTVIPLLGHRILKVTPHIGEAEAGEHEVPDTRFNRAFRRILEFCLRRRWLVIGTTLAAFVACIAMNSLVKEEFFPQSVRPELIVDLTLPEGASLEQTDEALQKFQMLLAEDKRIVNIAGYLKKPTPRFVLVVDAPPGGDNFAQAIILTTSAEARISLEQHIRDVVAPQLPQALVHTRVLSTGPPASYPVMLRVSGEKVGKVREIASQVAAELRGYPGVTTVAYDWFEQGKSVRIAVDQDKARVMGADSQALSASLQTALSGYSITDYRERDKTIPLVLRNEGIDKNDLAALKTLQIHIGQGRYVPLEQIAQISYGAEDASIWRRTLRPTITVQAEVAKGVTGNDVTSGVYERLAPLRQQLPPGYAIAIGGNAEDSARSMAELVEIYPAMIVVILILLMLQLQNISKMLLVLFTAPLGLIGVTLFLVALQKPMGYVAQLGVIALAGMIMRNSVILIDQIDQHLAKGESPWHAIINSALLRFRPIMLTAAAAILAMIPLSGSAFWGPMAVAIMGGLFVATVLTLLFLPALYAAWYKVESKQTE
- a CDS encoding efflux RND transporter periplasmic adaptor subunit, whose translation is MNCRPYAAAMLAALVFLGGCGAKQEVLENKVAVKVESVGASNQLASGLYAGEVKGRKESQLSFRVAGKIQERLVDAGARVAPGDPLFRLEPSDLTLSLERAASGVAGAEADLKLAQRNLERSRELYEQQAISRQAYDTQVAQYEAAEAKARSATAAYGEGGNQLSYSVLTADRAGVVSAISGEVGQVVSAGQPVLTLVGDGEKEVEFAVPENRVQELFAGKPVQVSFWALPGMVVSGNIREVTPQADPVTRTYKVRVSLVQPPEQVYLGMSASVALEAGAVQALRIPLAAVYQSDGQSGVWVVQDEKVHFRPVRLGEYGKNDVVVLEGLAAQETIVVAGVQKLSEGQSVRIWEGGGR
- a CDS encoding mechanosensitive ion channel family protein encodes the protein MRRVVVSCILAALMLCGAAIAAADAFLPKGASEPAEVVFEGEVLFSVLLPEGTFSPEERAGIIEDRLSRLAEEEASLPALNVFRENNEWKITAGQVLIHTVREDEALLAGVDVENLARQRAERMQTALETYKRVRTWEGRGRLAAIEGGGLLVFLCLGWLWKRIGRFVQNLIPWVATLTSARAQLQNWQVLTPLVVGTRLRQLWTVIYRLGWLMLLYIYASFSLSFFSWTKDISGKLLSFLLGPVGQISQWFVDQLPNLMMIVVVLFFSRYALRLIHTVFRQLQNGNLKLNGFYAEWAEPTYRIVRLLWVLLVLVVIFPYIPGSNSEVFKGVSVFVGVLVSVGSSSLMSQILAGTALIYTRAFRVGDRIKVGDVVGDVLEKGLLAVKLKTVKNEEITVPNSTLLSSHVVNYSLLAEGPGLILYTEITIGYDTSWRQVHELLLQAAKETTFILEQPQPFVLQRALNDFYVVYQLNAYTRQPQNMLEIYSELHQRIQDSFFAAGVEIMSPHYMAVRDGSAIAMPQEYPADKAPPASWRVEMQEKK
- a CDS encoding RsiV family protein yields the protein MNERTVSVLKTGLAGMAAAAVLFGAWPQAEAAVITAPPEAKQHQELQGQRLPGEYDVRFNDGLVVSGVLAAKQGQRNAVGLTYRVEDGRQLRLADLFLPGDAYAKRINALIMARPESGRYCFQGIREEQTFYLTPQGIVVYFRPCEIAPARMGQVEFLISFAQVQELLKPEYRNL